In a single window of the Penaeus chinensis breed Huanghai No. 1 chromosome 4, ASM1920278v2, whole genome shotgun sequence genome:
- the LOC125025063 gene encoding uncharacterized protein LOC125025063 isoform X2, with protein sequence MTPAATINSIDPRDLTRDSMGTLVISIGINFTSPLLVSGNIAVQMINGLLMDGIENRFWRKRLGQQVPSSPTIDSVVFKGPVTGKSINGHQVEDYMNVMDQQMINGTYVFQGLVTVDGNFGFLEGGTVDGVDVSALKDNVVYLQGDQFIDGLMTFSKLKIDHDLKVDGKLNGWNVTSDFMRLDESFPHIGNLIFMNKTTATSVKMTNSDLLVESLNGMVVEDAVADIVLSNEDATINGSLMFKGNVLANHIDVNGTIDGVDLEDLARRSLKKVSGKPQLLTASIKVDGGVSFTSSLKLQVVNNKPWTDHLMKVIPLDYDGVISGKKTFEKNVTILGDFNPALLNRINMSRLVSSILTTNTEQTISSQYFFEGDILAKNVNAPKIDGVDVGALALVDEDGDVPLNLLFEEDVAFLDSVTSTSGFLDGCHILGLNSSVIYFGPNRTLELNGTTALSGIDVMKDVAAKSKVTAGPNATDVFYFLES encoded by the exons ATGACACCAGCCGCTACCATCAACTCTATTGACCCACGGGATTTGACACGCGATTCCATGGGTACTCTTGTTATATCGATTGGCATTAACTTCACCTCTCCACTCTTG GTGTCAGGCAACATAGCAGTACAGATGATTAATGGGTTACTGATGGATGGCATTGAGAACCGCTTTTGGAGGAAGCGTTTGGGTCAGCAGGTCCCTTCGTCTCCGACCATTGACTCAGTCGTTTTCAA AGGTCCTGTTACTGGTAAGAGTATTAATGGCCATCAAGTGGAAGATTATATGAATGTGATGGACCAGCAGATGATCAACGGGACATATGTGTTTCAG GGACTAGTGACAGTTGATGGTAATTTCGGTTTTCTCGAAGGTGGCACTGTGGATGGGGTAGATGTATCTGCACTGAAAGACAACGTAGTTTATCTGCAGGGAGATCAGTTCATAGACGGGCTAATG ACCTTCTCTAAGCTGAAGATTGATCATGATTTGAAAGTCGATGGGAAACTCAATGGATGGAATGTGACATCAGATTTTATGAGGCTCGATGAATCGTTCCCTCACATTG GTAATCTGATTTTCATGAACAAAACGACAGCCACTTCCGTCAAAATGACGAACTCGGACTTACTTGTGGAGAGCCTTAACGGAATGGTCGTGGAGGACGCGGTTGCTGACATAGTGTTGTCGAATGAGGATGCCACCATTAACGGATCATTGATGTTTAAGGGGAACGTCTTGG CCAATCATATCGACGTGAATGGTACAATTGACGGGGTTGACCTGGAAGACCTTGCGAGACGCAGCCTCAAGAAGGTTTCTGGAAAACCTCAGTTGCTGACAGCAAGTATCAAAGTCGATGGAGGGGTTTCCTTCACGTCTTCTTTGAAGTTACAAGTAGTTAATAACAAGCCGTGGACAGACCACCTGATGAAG GTTATCCCGCTAGACTACGACGGAGTAATCAGTGGCAAGAAGACGTTCGAAAAAAACGTCACTATTCTGGGCGATTTCAACCCGGCTCTCCTTAACAGAATTAACATGTCTCGCCTTGTCTCCAGTATCCTCACTACCAATACTGAACAGACAATTAGCAGCCAGTATTTTTTCGAAGGCGATATCCTAGCGA AGAATGTGAACGCGCCGAAGATAGATGGCGTGGATGTCGGAGCACTGGCGCTAGTGGACGAGGACGGAGATGTGCCGCTGAATCTCCTGTTTGAGGAGGACGTCGCTTTCTTGGACAGTGTCACGTCCACTTCCGGTTTTCTTGATGGCTGCCATATCCTCGGG CTCAACAGCTCGGTCATCTATTTCGGCCCAAATCGCACCCTTGAGCTCAACGGAACGACGGCCCTGAGTGGGATCGACGTGATGAAGGATGTCGCCGCGAAGAGCAAAGTCACTGCAGGGCCCAACGCCACGGACGTCTTCTATTTCCTGGAATCTTGA